A region from the Geobacillus vulcani PSS1 genome encodes:
- a CDS encoding MerR family transcriptional regulator produces MKTYTLREAAKKIGVTARDLKQWEKQFAESIVVPRTTEGARIYTDELIDRFRHIRTWLEDGRHPREVAEMIRQRDDQPAERANESAAQVETAVMEGEIIDVPRLLHQGMPYIAEQLASRLKDDIVDALKQETTATVRQAMDEVKGRLDYIQEQTTAAAETVRRSLRDYEDAWQQKTEQLHEHLETVVAFCQEEKARQEEERKQLELRILEREKAFRELVLSFRQTAVSTSAARTRNKWWKFW; encoded by the coding sequence ATGAAAACCTATACACTTCGCGAAGCAGCGAAAAAAATCGGGGTGACGGCCCGTGATTTGAAACAATGGGAAAAACAGTTTGCGGAATCAATCGTCGTCCCACGCACAACCGAGGGGGCACGCATCTACACCGACGAGCTGATCGACCGGTTTCGCCATATCCGCACTTGGCTTGAGGACGGACGCCATCCACGCGAAGTGGCTGAAATGATCAGGCAAAGGGACGATCAACCTGCAGAGCGAGCCAACGAGTCAGCCGCTCAAGTGGAAACAGCCGTCATGGAAGGGGAAATCATCGATGTGCCCCGCCTGCTGCATCAAGGGATGCCATACATAGCCGAGCAGTTGGCGTCTCGCTTAAAAGACGATATCGTCGACGCCTTGAAACAGGAAACGACAGCCACGGTCCGGCAAGCGATGGATGAGGTGAAAGGCCGCCTCGACTACATCCAGGAGCAAACGACGGCAGCTGCCGAAACGGTGCGCCGTTCGCTCCGCGATTATGAAGACGCATGGCAGCAAAAAACGGAACAGCTGCATGAACATTTGGAAACAGTCGTCGCGTTCTGCCAGGAGGAAAAAGCAAGACAGGAAGAGGAGCGAAAACAGCTCGAACTGCGCATTTTGGAGCGGGAAAAAGCGTTTCGCGAGCTCGTGTTGTCGTTCCGGCAAACCGCTGTCAGCACGAGCGCTGCTCGAACTCGGAACAAATGGTGGAAGTTTTGGTGA
- a CDS encoding ABC1 kinase family protein codes for MIGKRMRHIGRYHEIAVALLRHGFGMVVDELGFSSFLSLPPRWRAEQGKKEGKTVGERLRLVLEELGPTFVKLGQIASTRPDLIPAPIISELEKLQDQVPPFPFTDVRRIVEAEFGSSLETLFRSFEEMPLAAASLGQVHRAVLPSGQAVVVKVQRPHIAARVETDLEILQDLAVLAERRLDWAATYQLSEIIDELVRSLRQELDYTVEARHAERFARQFAGDSSVYVPRVFWDYTTKTVLTMEYVEGIKLGEIERLKANGHSLKTIAERLAEATFQQMFEHGFFHGDPHPGNVFVLHDGTLSFIDFGLMGRLRAHVKHHLSSLIIALMRQNTDGVLNAIYGLGLVPDEVDEGTLRDDIDELREKYYRVPLSDISLGEAVEDLLSVAFRHGIRIPSDLTLLGKALLTVEGVVEMLDPQFRIMDVAEPFGRKLMKERLRPDRVAETAWKRIFDYGEWLLRLPDSVKEWTKMMRHGKLQLEITAPDLETLLRKLDQMANRLSFSIVLLSLSIVLAGLMIASSLGRPSTLLWKIPAVEIGLGVAAFLFGWLLYSIFRSGKF; via the coding sequence ATGATCGGAAAACGGATGCGCCATATCGGAAGGTATCACGAAATCGCCGTCGCCTTGCTTCGGCACGGATTCGGGATGGTCGTCGATGAACTCGGCTTTTCGTCGTTTCTTTCGTTGCCGCCGCGATGGAGAGCGGAGCAAGGAAAAAAGGAAGGAAAAACGGTCGGGGAGCGGCTCCGTCTTGTGCTTGAGGAGCTCGGACCGACGTTCGTGAAACTCGGGCAAATTGCCAGCACACGGCCGGATTTGATTCCCGCTCCGATCATCAGCGAGCTCGAAAAGCTGCAAGACCAAGTTCCGCCATTTCCGTTTACCGATGTCCGCCGGATTGTCGAAGCGGAGTTTGGAAGTTCGCTGGAAACACTCTTTCGTTCATTTGAGGAAATGCCGCTCGCTGCCGCTTCGCTTGGACAAGTGCACCGGGCGGTTCTGCCTTCCGGACAGGCCGTGGTGGTGAAAGTGCAGCGCCCGCACATTGCCGCGCGGGTGGAGACGGATCTCGAAATTTTGCAAGATTTGGCCGTGCTGGCGGAACGCCGTCTCGATTGGGCGGCAACCTACCAATTGTCTGAGATCATCGATGAATTGGTGCGCTCATTGCGGCAGGAGCTGGATTATACAGTCGAGGCGCGCCATGCGGAACGGTTTGCACGGCAGTTTGCCGGCGATTCGTCGGTGTATGTCCCGAGGGTGTTTTGGGATTATACGACGAAAACAGTGCTCACAATGGAATATGTCGAAGGGATCAAACTCGGGGAGATCGAGCGGTTGAAAGCGAACGGCCACTCCTTAAAAACGATCGCCGAGCGTTTGGCTGAGGCAACCTTTCAACAAATGTTTGAGCATGGATTTTTTCATGGCGACCCTCATCCCGGCAACGTATTCGTTCTTCACGATGGAACGCTTTCCTTCATTGATTTTGGGTTGATGGGCCGCCTTCGCGCTCATGTCAAACATCATCTTTCTTCACTCATCATCGCCTTGATGCGGCAAAACACGGATGGGGTGTTGAACGCGATTTATGGGCTGGGGCTTGTTCCGGATGAGGTGGATGAAGGAACATTGCGCGATGATATCGATGAGCTGCGGGAAAAGTATTATCGCGTGCCGCTTAGTGACATCAGCCTCGGAGAAGCCGTCGAGGATTTGCTTTCCGTGGCGTTTCGCCATGGCATTCGCATTCCAAGCGACTTGACGCTGTTAGGGAAAGCGCTGTTGACGGTCGAAGGGGTCGTGGAGATGCTGGACCCGCAGTTTCGCATCATGGATGTGGCCGAACCGTTTGGGAGAAAGCTAATGAAAGAGCGGCTTCGGCCTGACCGTGTAGCGGAAACGGCGTGGAAACGGATTTTCGACTACGGTGAATGGCTGCTTCGCTTGCCGGACAGCGTAAAGGAATGGACGAAAATGATGCGGCACGGCAAGCTTCAGCTGGAAATCACGGCGCCTGATTTGGAAACGCTGCTGCGAAAGCTCGATCAGATGGCGAACCGACTGTCGTTTAGCATCGTTCTTCTTTCGCTGAGCATCGTCCTTGCCGGGCTGATGATCGCTTCCTCGCTCGGGCGGCCGTCGACGCTGCTGTGGAAGATTCCTGCTGTTGAAATCGGATTAGGCGTGGCCGCTTTTCTATTCGGTTGGCTGCTTTACTCGATTTTTCGTTCAGGAAAATTTTAG
- the parE gene encoding DNA topoisomerase IV subunit B: MAKRATYEYNEDAIQVLEGLEAVRKRPGMYIGSTDSRGLHHLVYEIVDNSVDEALAGYGNYIFVQIHKDNSITVLDEGRGMPVGMHKLGKPTPEVILTVLHAGGKFGQGGYKTSGGLHGVGASVVNALSEWLVVTIHRDGFIYQQRFENGGKPVTTLEKIGTTDKTGTIIQFKPDPTIFSTTVFDYETLSERLRESAFLLKGLKIELVDERTGMREVFHYENGIEAFVAYLNEEKDVLHPVVYFAGEQNGIEVEFAFQFHDGYSENVLSFVNNVRTKDGGTHEAGAKTAMTRVFNEYARRVGLLKEKDKNLEGTDIREGLSAIVSVRIPEQLLQFEGQTKGKLGTSEARSAVDAVVSEQLMYFLQENPDVSAMLVKKAIRAYQAREAARKAREEARSGKKRKGKEALLSGKLTPAQGRNPQKNELYLVEGDSAGGSAKQGRDRRFQAVLPLRGKVINTEKAKLGDILKNEEINTIIHAIGGGVGADFSLEDVNYDKVIIMTDADTDGAHIQVLLLTFFYRYMRPLIEAGKVYIALPPLYKISKKSGKNEIVEYAWTDEQLKEITQKMGRGYTIQRYKGLGEMNADQLWETTMNPETRTLIRVRIEDAARAERRVTTLMGDKVEPRRKWIETHVAFGLEEEPGWIG, from the coding sequence GTGGCAAAGCGAGCGACATACGAATATAACGAAGATGCCATTCAAGTGTTGGAAGGGCTCGAGGCAGTCAGGAAGCGGCCGGGGATGTACATCGGCAGCACCGACAGCCGCGGCTTGCATCATCTTGTCTATGAAATTGTTGACAATTCGGTCGATGAAGCGTTGGCCGGATACGGAAACTACATTTTTGTGCAAATACATAAAGACAACAGCATCACGGTTTTGGATGAGGGGCGCGGCATGCCCGTCGGAATGCATAAGCTTGGCAAGCCGACGCCGGAAGTGATTTTGACGGTGCTTCATGCCGGCGGCAAGTTTGGCCAAGGGGGGTATAAGACGAGCGGCGGCTTGCACGGAGTCGGGGCGTCGGTCGTCAACGCCTTGTCCGAATGGCTGGTGGTTACGATCCACCGCGATGGCTTCATCTATCAGCAGCGATTTGAAAACGGCGGCAAGCCCGTCACGACCTTGGAGAAGATCGGAACAACAGACAAAACCGGGACCATCATCCAGTTCAAGCCGGATCCAACGATTTTCAGCACGACGGTGTTTGACTATGAAACGTTGAGCGAACGGCTGCGCGAATCCGCCTTTTTGTTAAAGGGGCTGAAAATAGAGCTCGTTGACGAACGAACCGGCATGCGCGAAGTGTTTCATTACGAAAACGGGATTGAAGCGTTTGTCGCCTATTTGAATGAGGAGAAAGATGTGTTGCACCCGGTCGTTTATTTTGCTGGCGAGCAAAACGGCATTGAGGTGGAGTTTGCGTTCCAGTTTCATGACGGCTATTCGGAAAACGTGCTGTCATTTGTCAACAACGTGCGCACGAAAGACGGCGGGACGCACGAGGCGGGGGCGAAAACAGCGATGACGCGCGTCTTTAACGAATACGCCCGCCGTGTCGGTTTGCTTAAGGAAAAAGATAAAAATTTGGAAGGAACCGATATTCGCGAAGGATTATCAGCGATTGTTTCCGTGCGCATCCCCGAGCAGTTGCTGCAGTTTGAGGGGCAGACGAAAGGCAAGCTCGGAACGAGCGAAGCGCGCTCTGCTGTCGATGCGGTGGTGTCCGAGCAGCTCATGTACTTTTTGCAAGAAAACCCCGACGTAAGCGCGATGCTCGTGAAAAAAGCGATCCGGGCGTATCAGGCGCGTGAGGCGGCCCGCAAAGCGCGCGAGGAAGCGCGGAGCGGCAAAAAGCGGAAGGGGAAAGAGGCGCTTTTAAGCGGCAAGCTGACGCCGGCGCAAGGGCGCAATCCGCAGAAAAATGAGCTGTATTTAGTCGAAGGTGATTCGGCGGGCGGTTCGGCGAAACAAGGGCGCGACCGCCGCTTTCAGGCGGTGCTTCCGCTGCGCGGGAAAGTCATCAACACGGAAAAGGCGAAATTGGGCGATATTTTGAAAAACGAGGAAATCAATACGATCATCCACGCCATCGGCGGCGGCGTCGGGGCTGATTTTTCGCTTGAAGACGTCAACTACGACAAAGTGATCATTATGACTGATGCCGATACCGACGGCGCCCATATTCAAGTGCTGCTGCTCACGTTTTTTTACCGCTACATGCGTCCGCTCATTGAAGCGGGAAAGGTGTACATCGCCTTGCCGCCGCTTTACAAAATCAGCAAAAAAAGCGGCAAAAACGAAATCGTTGAATATGCCTGGACGGACGAGCAGCTGAAAGAGATCACACAAAAAATGGGCCGCGGCTATACGATTCAGCGCTATAAAGGGCTTGGCGAAATGAACGCTGATCAATTGTGGGAAACGACGATGAACCCGGAGACGCGCACGTTGATCCGCGTGCGCATTGAAGACGCAGCCCGCGCCGAACGGCGGGTGACGACGCTCATGGGCGACAAAGTTGAGCCGCGCCGCAAATGGATCGAAACGCACGTCGCCTTTGGGCTTGAGGAAGAGCCCGGGTGGATCGGCTGA
- a CDS encoding DUF2238 domain-containing protein, whose amino-acid sequence MEQARQTRVHGLLLLIVAAVFVWSAIRPASYAVWALEVAPALIGLAIVIALYRRFPLTTMSYVIIAMLAILMLIGGHYIYSKVPFFNWIKEAFHFERNHYDRFGHFLKGTFAIVLREIVLRKTPLPRGPWLFTIVTSMSLAIASLYEIIEWLVSLISKGGKASKDFLGTQGDIWDTQWDMLCTLGGTLMALWLLSKWHDRQLARLDQSRS is encoded by the coding sequence GTGGAGCAGGCAAGGCAGACCCGCGTGCATGGATTGTTATTGCTGATTGTAGCCGCCGTGTTCGTCTGGTCGGCCATTCGTCCGGCCAGCTATGCGGTGTGGGCCCTTGAGGTCGCCCCAGCGCTGATTGGGCTTGCGATTGTGATCGCTCTATACCGGCGTTTTCCGCTGACAACGATGTCATATGTCATCATCGCCATGCTGGCGATCCTCATGTTGATCGGCGGCCATTACATTTACTCCAAAGTTCCCTTTTTCAACTGGATCAAAGAGGCGTTCCATTTCGAACGCAACCATTACGATCGGTTTGGCCATTTCCTCAAAGGGACGTTCGCCATCGTCCTAAGGGAGATCGTGCTGCGGAAAACCCCGCTGCCGCGCGGACCTTGGCTTTTCACGATCGTCACAAGCATGTCGCTCGCCATCGCCTCCCTGTATGAAATCATCGAATGGCTCGTCTCCCTCATCTCCAAAGGAGGAAAGGCATCAAAAGACTTTTTGGGCACGCAAGGCGATATTTGGGACACGCAATGGGATATGCTATGTACATTGGGCGGGACGCTGATGGCTCTATGGCTGCTCTCAAAGTGGCACGACCGGCAGCTTGCGCGGTTGGATCAGTCCCGCAGCTAG
- a CDS encoding phasin family protein yields the protein MSILKKGLAFGLGLAIASKEQAEKIIDELVKKGELSLDESKEVIDQWKQQTEARKTEVQRLVREQIKQVIDKLDLATKEDVRQLEERIRRLEEKEQSGQ from the coding sequence ATGAGCATTTTGAAAAAAGGATTGGCGTTCGGGCTTGGGCTTGCGATCGCTAGCAAAGAACAAGCGGAAAAGATCATTGATGAGCTGGTCAAAAAAGGGGAGTTGTCGCTTGACGAATCGAAGGAAGTGATCGATCAATGGAAACAGCAGACGGAGGCGCGGAAAACGGAAGTGCAGCGGCTTGTGCGCGAGCAAATCAAGCAGGTCATCGATAAACTTGACTTGGCGACAAAAGAAGACGTGCGGCAGCTCGAGGAGCGAATCCGCCGTCTTGAAGAAAAGGAACAAAGCGGGCAGTAA
- a CDS encoding CBO0543 family protein, translating into MTVSLPVVWTVELSAVMLSIAGSFWLAKRHIRRYAVLYAFSAVTGIVLCLAFVYAGFYSFPVKLVPYTPIPLVEMATVIPFFVLFGVKYSPESWAWKLPFYFAMVQLIMLFELVALVSPLPLIDYKEQWDVWDSYTAWWLYLLFFEWMGGKIVPRKARSPLAASSFRYGRWGWMIVHAIAMTTVFLAGVYAGWNIK; encoded by the coding sequence ATGACGGTTTCTCTTCCTGTTGTTTGGACGGTGGAACTCTCAGCGGTCATGTTGAGTATAGCGGGAAGTTTTTGGCTCGCCAAACGGCATATACGGAGATATGCGGTTTTGTATGCATTCAGTGCGGTGACGGGCATCGTTCTTTGCCTTGCGTTTGTCTATGCAGGCTTTTACTCCTTCCCTGTTAAGCTCGTTCCTTATACACCGATTCCGCTCGTTGAAATGGCAACCGTCATTCCGTTTTTCGTTTTGTTTGGAGTCAAGTACAGTCCGGAAAGCTGGGCATGGAAGTTGCCGTTTTACTTTGCGATGGTGCAGTTGATTATGTTGTTCGAGTTGGTTGCCCTTGTATCGCCGCTCCCTCTGATTGATTATAAGGAACAGTGGGATGTGTGGGATTCATACACCGCCTGGTGGCTGTATTTGCTTTTCTTTGAGTGGATGGGCGGAAAAATCGTCCCCAGAAAAGCGCGCTCCCCGCTTGCGGCTTCCTCTTTCCGCTACGGCCGGTGGGGATGGATGATCGTCCATGCGATTGCCATGACTACCGTTTTTTTAGCTGGAGTGTACGCCGGGTGGAACATAAAATAA
- a CDS encoding CoA-binding protein produces the protein MSIVNPSREEIGEILRKAKRIAVVGLSNNPERESYMVAKAMKDAGYEIIPVNPMIDEWEGIPAVDQLTDIEGHVDIVDVFRRSEHLPELAREFVQIDADVFWAQLGVVNEEAYRFLKEKGCTVIMDRCIKVEHALTQRA, from the coding sequence ATGTCCATTGTCAACCCGAGCCGGGAGGAAATCGGCGAGATTTTGCGCAAGGCGAAACGGATTGCTGTCGTTGGGTTGTCCAACAATCCAGAGCGCGAGTCGTATATGGTGGCGAAAGCGATGAAAGACGCTGGATACGAAATCATTCCGGTCAACCCGATGATCGATGAGTGGGAAGGCATTCCGGCGGTTGATCAACTAACCGATATCGAAGGCCATGTCGACATCGTCGATGTGTTCCGCCGCTCTGAGCATTTGCCCGAGCTGGCCCGCGAGTTTGTGCAAATCGACGCGGACGTGTTTTGGGCGCAGCTTGGCGTCGTCAATGAGGAGGCGTATCGCTTTTTGAAAGAAAAAGGCTGCACGGTCATTATGGACCGCTGCATTAAAGTGGAACATGCGCTCACCCAACGTGCTTAA
- a CDS encoding MBL fold metallo-hydrolase produces the protein MAEEQLHYGEDDHFIPATSAASGLGVSVLPDLYCYTIQIVNICLVGRPGDRSFVLVDAGMPGAADDIVSVVEDRFGSGSRPQAIVLTHGHFDHVGAIVELVKHWNVPVYAHRAELPYLTGEASYPEPDASVEGGFIAKISPFFPNEPIQLGDRVHPLPEDGTVPHLPEFRWIHTPGHTPGHISLFRPRDAALIAGDAFVTVRQDSLYKVLTQQIEISGPPRYYTVDWNAARESVRKLAALFPSVAVTGHGAPVSGDELRVGLTTLARDFDRVAVPDYGKYVH, from the coding sequence ATGGCAGAGGAACAGCTGCACTACGGAGAAGACGATCATTTCATACCTGCGACGTCAGCAGCGAGCGGCCTCGGCGTCAGCGTGCTGCCTGACCTGTACTGTTATACGATTCAAATCGTGAACATTTGTCTTGTCGGCCGCCCGGGCGACCGTTCGTTCGTCTTGGTCGACGCCGGCATGCCGGGGGCGGCCGATGACATTGTTTCGGTCGTGGAAGACCGCTTCGGCAGCGGCAGCCGCCCGCAAGCCATTGTTTTAACCCACGGCCATTTTGACCACGTTGGGGCGATTGTTGAGCTTGTCAAGCATTGGAATGTCCCGGTGTATGCCCATCGGGCTGAACTTCCGTATTTAACCGGAGAGGCGAGCTATCCTGAACCGGACGCTTCCGTCGAAGGCGGCTTCATCGCCAAAATATCACCGTTTTTCCCAAATGAGCCGATTCAACTGGGCGATCGCGTTCATCCGCTGCCAGAGGACGGCACCGTTCCGCACTTGCCGGAATTTCGCTGGATCCACACCCCGGGGCACACGCCGGGCCACATTTCGTTATTCCGGCCGCGCGACGCCGCTTTAATCGCCGGCGACGCGTTCGTCACCGTCCGCCAAGATTCACTATATAAAGTGTTGACCCAACAAATCGAAATCAGCGGCCCGCCGCGCTACTACACCGTAGACTGGAATGCCGCCCGCGAGTCGGTGCGCAAATTGGCCGCCCTCTTTCCATCGGTCGCCGTCACCGGGCACGGCGCCCCGGTATCCGGGGACGAATTGCGTGTGGGGCTGACAACACTCGCCCGCGATTTCGACCGCGTCGCTGTTCCCGATTACGGAAAATACGTTCATTAG
- the parC gene encoding DNA topoisomerase IV subunit A: MAERLLELPLEDVLGDRFGRYSKYIIQDRALPDARDGLKPVQRRILYAMYIDGNTADKPFRKAAKTVGNVIGNFHPHGDSSVYEAMVRMSQEWKLRNVLIEMHGNNGSIDGDPPAAMRYTEARLSAIAAELLRDIDKQTVAFVPNFDDTTDEPTVLPAMFPNLLVNGSTGISAGYATDIPPHALGEVIDAVLMRIDRPNCTVDELMTVLPGPDFPTGGIIQGKDGIRKAYETGRGKIIIRAKAAIEQAKGGKKHIVITELPYEVNKANVVKKIDELRLDKKLDGIADVRDETDRNGLSIVIELKKDADAEAILSYLYKNTDLQVPYSFNMVAIHERRPKLMSLPELLDAYIAHRKEVVTNRSHFELKKAKERKHIVDGLIRALSILDEVIATIRASSDKRDAKERLMAHYGFTEAQAEAIVTLQLYRLTNTDITALRQEAEELDQAISELTAILADEKKLLGVIKKELKAMKKQYADERRTVIEEEIEELKVKVEALIPAEDVIVTVTKEGYVKRTSYRSYSASNGQDMGMKETDRLLAQLEMNTTDVLLLFTRRGYYLYCPVHTLPDIRWKEVGQHISHLIPLERDDELVAAVPVSSFDTGEQLIFVTKQGLVKRTELAQYQVQRYTRPLVAVNVKEDDDVIAVYATDGCGHLWLATHDGHALLFAEEEISLVGVRAAGVKGIQLKEGDFVVAACPVRLEEGGSFVVVTQRGAVKKVAMSEFEPSSRAKRGVVIVREVKSNPHRVVGAVFVRGDEEMVGLRTEKGVVETIEAASLRLSDRYSTGSFVVDTDEAGLVVDVWKEPAKLLGKGEEG, translated from the coding sequence ATGGCAGAGCGATTGTTGGAATTGCCTTTAGAAGATGTGTTGGGCGATCGCTTTGGACGCTACAGCAAATACATTATCCAAGATCGGGCGCTCCCGGATGCGCGGGACGGGCTGAAGCCCGTGCAGCGCCGCATTTTGTATGCGATGTACATCGATGGCAACACGGCTGACAAGCCGTTTCGCAAGGCGGCGAAAACGGTCGGAAACGTGATCGGCAACTTTCATCCGCACGGCGATTCATCGGTGTATGAAGCGATGGTGCGGATGAGCCAAGAGTGGAAGCTGCGCAACGTACTTATTGAAATGCACGGCAACAACGGCAGCATCGACGGCGACCCGCCGGCGGCGATGCGCTACACGGAAGCGCGCCTGTCGGCGATTGCCGCTGAATTGCTTCGCGACATTGACAAACAAACGGTCGCGTTTGTCCCCAACTTTGACGACACAACCGACGAGCCGACCGTCCTGCCGGCGATGTTTCCGAATCTGCTCGTCAACGGCTCGACCGGGATTTCGGCGGGCTACGCGACCGACATTCCGCCGCATGCGCTTGGCGAGGTGATCGACGCTGTCCTGATGCGGATCGACCGACCGAATTGCACCGTTGATGAGCTGATGACCGTTCTTCCCGGCCCCGATTTTCCGACCGGCGGCATCATCCAAGGGAAAGACGGGATTCGCAAGGCGTATGAAACCGGCCGTGGGAAAATCATCATCCGCGCGAAAGCCGCCATCGAGCAGGCGAAAGGCGGGAAAAAGCACATTGTCATCACGGAACTGCCGTATGAAGTGAACAAAGCGAATGTAGTGAAAAAAATTGACGAGCTTCGCCTCGACAAAAAGCTTGACGGGATCGCCGATGTCCGCGATGAAACGGATCGGAACGGATTGTCGATCGTCATCGAATTGAAAAAAGACGCCGATGCGGAAGCGATTCTCAGCTACTTGTACAAAAACACGGATTTGCAAGTGCCGTACAGCTTCAACATGGTGGCGATCCATGAGCGGCGGCCGAAGCTGATGAGCTTGCCGGAGCTGTTGGATGCCTACATCGCCCATCGGAAAGAGGTCGTCACGAACCGCTCCCATTTTGAGCTGAAAAAGGCGAAGGAGCGGAAGCACATCGTCGATGGTTTGATTCGGGCGCTTTCCATTTTGGATGAGGTGATTGCGACGATTCGGGCTTCAAGCGACAAGCGCGACGCCAAAGAACGGCTGATGGCTCATTACGGATTCACCGAAGCGCAGGCCGAGGCGATCGTGACGCTCCAGCTGTACCGGTTGACGAACACGGACATTACGGCGCTGCGTCAAGAAGCGGAAGAATTGGATCAAGCGATTTCAGAACTTACGGCGATTCTCGCCGATGAAAAGAAGCTGCTTGGCGTCATCAAAAAAGAGCTGAAGGCGATGAAAAAGCAATATGCCGACGAGCGGCGGACGGTGATTGAAGAGGAGATTGAAGAGCTGAAAGTAAAGGTGGAGGCTCTCATTCCGGCGGAAGACGTGATCGTCACCGTGACAAAAGAAGGATATGTGAAGCGGACGAGCTATCGTTCATACAGCGCCTCAAACGGCCAAGACATGGGCATGAAGGAAACGGATCGGCTGCTCGCCCAGCTTGAGATGAATACGACCGATGTGCTCTTGCTTTTCACCCGCCGCGGCTACTATTTATACTGCCCGGTGCATACACTCCCTGACATTCGTTGGAAAGAGGTCGGCCAGCACATTTCCCATCTCATTCCGCTTGAACGCGACGATGAACTCGTCGCCGCTGTTCCAGTCTCTTCCTTTGACACGGGGGAGCAGCTCATCTTTGTGACGAAACAAGGGCTCGTAAAACGAACCGAGCTCGCTCAATACCAAGTGCAGCGCTACACCCGCCCGCTTGTGGCCGTTAATGTGAAAGAGGATGATGACGTCATCGCCGTCTACGCAACGGATGGATGCGGCCATCTTTGGCTGGCGACGCATGATGGACATGCGCTCTTGTTTGCCGAGGAGGAGATCAGCCTTGTTGGCGTGCGTGCTGCCGGAGTGAAAGGGATTCAATTGAAAGAAGGGGACTTTGTCGTCGCTGCGTGCCCCGTTCGCCTAGAAGAGGGGGGCTCGTTCGTCGTCGTCACGCAGCGCGGAGCGGTGAAAAAAGTGGCGATGAGCGAGTTTGAGCCGTCCTCACGGGCGAAGCGCGGCGTTGTGATTGTACGCGAAGTGAAGTCCAATCCGCACCGAGTTGTCGGCGCCGTCTTTGTCCGTGGTGACGAGGAAATGGTCGGATTGCGGACGGAAAAAGGGGTGGTCGAGACGATCGAAGCTGCATCCCTCCGTCTCTCCGACCGCTACAGCACGGGTTCGTTTGTCGTTGACACTGACGAAGCCGGGTTGGTGGTTGACGTCTGGAAAGAGCCGGCGAAGCTGCTTGGAAAAGGGGAAGAAGGATGA
- a CDS encoding putative holin-like toxin → MVTIADALTLMIAFASLVVAVIAVAKDKK, encoded by the coding sequence ATGGTGACGATTGCCGATGCGCTGACGCTCATGATTGCGTTTGCGTCGCTCGTCGTTGCGGTGATCGCCGTCGCAAAAGACAAAAAGTAA